AACGCTTTCACAAATATACGACAAATAGACTCAATGCGGGTTTGGCTTGAAAATTATTATCGCGGACGTAAGCCGGTAACTTTATATAGCTTCAAGTTTTTTTATAATAACCCGCAACCTGCGAGCTTATAGACTCAATGTTCGGCGGCGGCGCCACGCAAACGCCGCCATCCCAAGTCCGCCAAGCGATGCGATCGCGATGCTGGAAGGCTCCGGCACCAGGCCGATGGTCAGGGTATCTCCAGTTCCTCCGTCTAAAACATTAGCCATGCCCGTCATGCCATTAAGCTCAGCCGCAGTATAAGTGCCGTCTGGAATAACGTCCCCATCAATGGTCGCGCCGCCGAAGAGCAAATTATTATCCAGCAGCAAAATACTGTTTGCGTCTTGAATGGTTAAAGACCCCGCATCAGCAAACGAGACCGTTGCATCGAACTCCGCCGGGCCGTTCACGCCAGTGGTCGCCGTCCCGCCCGCCAGCGTAATGCTAGCTGATCCAAAAGCACTGGCCGAACCAGCCTGCAGCCATCCCGACGTGACCATTATAGTTCCGCTATAACCCACGCCACTTCCTTTAAAGGCAAAATTGGCGGTCGAAACCGGACCGCCATGCGCGCCGGTGACTGCCGAACCCATGATGGCATTTCCGAAAGTCAGGTTGCCGCTGCCCGAAAGACTGCCGTTGAAAATATAATTGCGAAAACCATTTCTGGTTCCGGTGGTGGTATTAGCTTCAGTGGCGCTTTGTCCCGCGTAAATCGCCGAATTCGCGATCACACTTACCGGACTCGTGATCGTCGCGCTAAAATCATCGCCATTACCCAGATAACCACCATTAATAATAAGTCCGCCGCTACCGAAGCTAAACGTATTATCTCCCGCGCCGATGTTGCCCGCGCCTGGGCTCTTCAAGCGAATGCCGGTATTGGCATCCATCTGCAAAGAAAATCCGGCAAAGTCCGAGCCGGGCGAAACGACTTTTGGCGACCGCAAAATACTGTTGCCTAAATCTCCGCCAAGTCCTGCTCCTTTGCCAACGTATTCATAGGTGTTGCCGGCAGTCGGCGTGGTAGTTGGCCCGGAGCCGTTCAACTGCCAGTCACTATCGTTCCAGGTGCCGCTGCCATTTTCGTCAACGACAGATGTATAATTCGCGGCCTGGACTTGCGTCGTGACGAACAGTCCGATGGGAATAAGAGCAAGGATTTTCGGGAGATGTTGTTTCATGGGATGGGTGTTGTTTGATTTCGTTTAGCCAGCAATAACAGATTATTTTGTGTATTAATCCGAGTGGTTGCGGCCGCGAGGCTGGATGCCAGCGCGAGTTGTACAGCCCGATCTTTCTGAAAAATAATATGAAAATTTTTGAATCGCACGTTTTTGATTAAGAATGATGACAGTTATATATGTAGCTATAAGTTGCTTTTGCGTTTTGACTCGCACACATATTTGGGTCTCGGAAAAACATACACTAAAGAGCCGTGCCATTTCTATCCCCCAAAGTGGGGGTACATTTTTCTATCTAATCGGTCTTAAATAAATAGCTATCTGCTCCGTGCCGGAGACTTGTTTGTGTCCAGCTGACTCGTATATTTTTTCAGTCGTTGCAAGCATTAATAAAATTTCAGGCTCCTGGCGCGTACCCCCACAAGAGGGGATAGACCACTTTTTGGTTTTTTGTTATTTTAATCTAAATCACTCAAAGAGCCGGCCAATTTGACCATACGGAATACCTTTGTCTGCATATGTTATAGTCTGTCGAAAAAGCCAGCCAAGTTATCACTAGCTATCGCCCACTTTTCCAACCCCGCACAAATATATGCTCAAACGCCTGTCAAACAAAAACTCATCGCGTATGAAAATTCCCTTCACCAAAACATTATTTGCCGCCACGATCGCTTTGTTGATGGCAGCGCCATTGCACGCGGCCAATTTCACCACCGCCCTCGTTCAAGGCACCGGCACGGATTGGACCGCCGCCATTTGGACAAATGCCACCCACACCACGGCCGTCTCAGCCACCGCCAGCAACACTTATGAAGTCTTAAACGCGGGCGCGGTTGCCGGACTAGTTCGCAGTCCTACTTCCGCCGGCACTCCCGGCGCTGCGGTCACTTTCGCCGGCGATTCCATGCAACTCGACGGCAGCAATGGGCTTGCTGGCGCGAGCATTCGCCTGAAGGGACCTGCGGGGACAACCGGCGCGAGCGCGACTCCAGCCTACTATTCCTTTGGCGCGGTTAACGGCGTGATCCTTAATGGCGGTTTCCTGGCCAACGGCGATGACGACATCGGCGTAATCACCGGCAACATCCGCGTCATCGCTAATTCCGGCATTTATGGCGGCCAGGACCCCAACACCATTAATACAGTTCAGCAGGCCGGCGGCTTTCGCGGTTTCGTATTCAACGGCACTCTATCGGGCACGGGCGATTTGTTGTTTGGCAATGCGGTTCTAGGCACACTGGCCTCCGGTCACGGCCCCTATACTAACGCCAACTTTGTCTTTAGTGGCGACGGTTCGTCTTACAGTGGAAACATCACGGTGGTCATGGGGTGGCTTCAAGCTGCATCGGGAAATGGTTTCGGCAAGGGCAATATAACTATCGCGGGAACCAGTAATGTCTATGTCGTCGGCGGTTCGGGAACGGCTGCGGGGCCGGCTCAATTCGATGCCACCGTTCCCTTCAGCACTCCGGGCGATTTGACGATTGCGAATACGAATAGTTTTTTATTGCTGGATAACAGCATGGCCTTTGGCGCCGTAACTATTGATGGAATTAGCCTGACCAACGGTTTTGCTTATACTGCCAGCGAAATCAATGCACTTACCGGCCAAACCAATGTTATTGATCCTACTGGTACAAACGAAGTGACGGTTGGCCAGTTGTTTCAGCCTCCGATTGTTTCGGCTCCTGGTTCGGAACTTCTTCTTCCGGGTAGCG
This portion of the Verrucomicrobiia bacterium genome encodes:
- a CDS encoding PEP-CTERM sorting domain-containing protein, whose protein sequence is MKQHLPKILALIPIGLFVTTQVQAANYTSVVDENGSGTWNDSDWQLNGSGPTTTPTAGNTYEYVGKGAGLGGDLGNSILRSPKVVSPGSDFAGFSLQMDANTGIRLKSPGAGNIGAGDNTFSFGSGGLIINGGYLGNGDDFSATITSPVSVIANSAIYAGQSATEANTTTGTRNGFRNYIFNGSLSGSGNLTFGNAIMGSAVTGAHGGPVSTANFAFKGSGVGYSGTIMVTSGWLQAGSASAFGSASITLAGGTATTGVNGPAEFDATVSFADAGSLTIQDANSILLLDNNLLFGGATIDGDVIPDGTYTAAELNGMTGMANVLDGGTGDTLTIGLVPEPSSIAIASLGGLGMAAFAWRRRRTLSL